In the Candidatus Peregrinibacteria bacterium genome, one interval contains:
- a CDS encoding FAD-dependent oxidoreductase, with product MYDVVIIGSGAAGYAAAIYSVRYKLKTLVIGSQEGGQTAQAHDVENYPGFISIKGPELMKKFREHAIEYGVEVQNDEVTEIIQNSDGTFTLKRGISEATMTRSLILTVGTKTKKLGALGEKELDGKGITYCATCDGFFFRNKVTAIIGGGDSAATAALYLADLCPKVYLIVRKEKMRAEPIWVGELEKRANIQILYNSEVKQFHGTQKLEKIELTNGTLIEDVVGAFVEIGSTPNTTLVDKFGLEKDKGGFLIVNKDQSTAVRGLYAAGDVTNLSNHFHQIATAIGEGSIAANSVFEYLSSQKK from the coding sequence ATGTACGATGTCGTTATTATCGGTTCTGGAGCTGCTGGATATGCCGCGGCAATCTATTCTGTTCGATATAAACTCAAAACACTCGTGATTGGAAGTCAAGAAGGAGGACAAACTGCTCAGGCGCATGATGTCGAGAATTATCCGGGATTTATCTCCATTAAAGGCCCGGAACTCATGAAAAAATTTCGGGAACACGCCATAGAATATGGAGTGGAAGTCCAAAATGACGAAGTTACTGAGATTATCCAAAATTCAGACGGAACATTTACTCTAAAACGTGGGATTTCTGAAGCAACAATGACGAGGTCTCTAATTCTTACAGTCGGAACAAAAACGAAAAAATTAGGTGCTCTCGGAGAGAAAGAACTTGATGGGAAAGGAATTACCTATTGCGCTACATGTGATGGATTTTTCTTTCGAAACAAGGTTACCGCAATTATTGGCGGCGGCGATTCTGCCGCAACTGCGGCACTTTATTTAGCCGATCTTTGCCCGAAAGTGTATCTCATCGTTCGGAAAGAAAAGATGCGAGCAGAACCGATTTGGGTCGGTGAGCTCGAAAAAAGAGCAAATATTCAGATTTTGTATAATTCAGAAGTGAAACAATTTCACGGAACACAAAAATTGGAAAAAATTGAACTCACAAATGGGACTCTGATCGAAGATGTCGTCGGAGCTTTTGTTGAAATTGGTTCTACTCCAAACACTACTCTTGTTGATAAATTCGGATTGGAGAAAGATAAAGGAGGATTCCTTATCGTGAACAAAGATCAATCAACTGCTGTTCGCGGCCTCTATGCCGCCGGAGACGTCACCAATCTTTCGAATCATTTTCATCAAATCGCTACTGCGATCGGAGAAGGAAGCATTGCGGCGAATTCGGTGTTCGAATACTTATCTTCACAGAAAAAATAA
- a CDS encoding DUF87 domain-containing protein produces the protein MQPIIPQPPEKLGFFARLFGRKTASQKAAHAEAKVIEGAAKKGNVGLTADEEKRIKEAERMYREGLATIKDLIAPSSMEINFDHLKIGGIFTRSFYVYGYPRFIDANWLSPAINLDATLDISMFIYPSESAAIMKVLRNKVAQMQSTIHLNRDRGMVRDPAIEASLQDAEELRDKLQRGQEKFFHFALYLTIYSESLEKLRKVQTHLESILGGKLILTKSANLQQEHGFNSTLPICSDEIEVLRNMNTSPLSTSFPFTSSELTSNDGILYGLNRHNDSLIIFDRFSLENANSVIFAKSGAGKSYAVKLEILRSIMMGTDVIVIDPENEYEALCETVGGKLLKVSLNSERRINPFDLPSPFQGEVIRPGDLLRGNIIALHGLFNLMLGKLSPTEEGVMDRALLDTYALKGITMETEDPGKVEPPTMQDLYDVLGTIKGAENLKERLQKYTSGTFSGLFNQSTNIDLSGGLVVFQIRDLEESLRPIAIYIILNFIWNRVRSSMKKRILVVDEAWIMMQYEDSARFLYGLVKRARKYYLGVSTITQDVEDFLKSDFGKPIITNSSMQLLLKQSPTAAEVLTKVFNLTEGEKYLLLNSGIGQGIFFAGLKHVAIQIIASYTEDKIITTKPEDIMKQEESAGK, from the coding sequence ATGCAGCCGATTATTCCGCAACCTCCAGAAAAACTCGGATTTTTTGCACGGCTTTTTGGAAGAAAAACAGCATCTCAAAAGGCGGCTCATGCTGAAGCAAAAGTTATCGAGGGAGCAGCAAAGAAAGGAAATGTTGGGCTTACGGCCGATGAGGAAAAGAGAATTAAGGAAGCCGAAAGGATGTATCGAGAAGGACTCGCAACGATCAAAGATCTCATTGCGCCTTCATCAATGGAAATCAATTTTGATCACCTCAAAATTGGAGGAATTTTCACAAGAAGTTTTTATGTGTACGGATATCCGCGATTTATTGATGCCAACTGGCTTTCTCCAGCGATTAATCTGGATGCTACTTTGGATATTTCGATGTTTATTTATCCGAGTGAATCCGCTGCAATTATGAAAGTACTTCGCAACAAAGTCGCGCAAATGCAATCTACCATTCATCTCAACCGAGATCGAGGAATGGTGCGTGATCCCGCAATTGAAGCTTCGCTCCAGGATGCCGAAGAACTCAGAGATAAGCTCCAGCGAGGACAGGAAAAATTCTTTCATTTTGCCCTGTATCTCACGATTTATTCAGAAAGTTTGGAGAAGCTCAGAAAAGTCCAAACGCACCTCGAATCGATTCTCGGAGGAAAACTCATCCTCACGAAGAGTGCAAATTTACAACAGGAACACGGTTTTAACTCAACTCTTCCCATTTGTTCAGATGAAATCGAAGTCCTCAGAAATATGAATACTTCGCCGCTCTCAACAAGTTTTCCCTTCACAAGTTCAGAACTCACTTCAAATGATGGAATTCTCTATGGACTGAATCGCCATAATGATTCGCTTATTATTTTTGATCGATTCAGTCTCGAAAATGCGAATTCTGTAATTTTTGCGAAATCTGGAGCGGGAAAATCGTATGCGGTAAAACTCGAAATTCTTCGTTCGATAATGATGGGAACGGATGTAATTGTCATCGATCCGGAAAATGAGTATGAAGCGCTCTGCGAAACTGTTGGGGGAAAACTTCTCAAAGTGTCTTTAAATTCTGAGAGACGAATCAATCCTTTTGATCTTCCTTCTCCATTTCAAGGTGAAGTAATTCGCCCCGGAGATCTCCTTCGCGGAAACATCATTGCGCTTCATGGTCTCTTTAATCTTATGCTCGGAAAACTGAGTCCGACGGAGGAAGGCGTTATGGACAGAGCGCTTCTCGATACTTATGCGCTCAAAGGCATTACGATGGAAACGGAAGATCCGGGAAAAGTTGAACCGCCTACCATGCAAGATTTGTATGATGTCCTCGGCACGATTAAAGGCGCAGAAAATCTCAAGGAACGTCTGCAGAAATATACTTCGGGAACGTTTTCTGGACTCTTCAATCAATCAACGAATATTGATCTTTCTGGTGGACTCGTCGTTTTTCAAATTCGTGATCTCGAAGAATCACTGAGACCAATTGCAATTTATATTATTCTGAATTTCATCTGGAACAGGGTGAGGTCGTCGATGAAAAAGAGGATTCTTGTGGTCGACGAGGCGTGGATTATGATGCAATACGAAGATTCTGCGCGATTTTTGTATGGACTTGTGAAAAGGGCGAGAAAATACTATCTCGGAGTTTCCACAATTACTCAGGATGTAGAGGACTTTTTGAAGAGCGATTTCGGAAAGCCAATTATCACAAACTCATCTATGCAACTTCTTCTGAAACAATCTCCCACCGCAGCGGAAGTACTTACGAAAGTCTTTAATCTTACCGAAGGAGAAAAATATCTTCTCCTCAATTCCGGAATTGGTCAGGGAATTTTCTTCGCTGGACTCAAACACGTTGCAATTCAGATTATTGCTTCGTATACGGAAGATAAAATTATTACTACGAAACCAGAAGACATCATGAAGCAGGAAGAGAGTGCGGGGAAATGA